Proteins encoded together in one Lutra lutra chromosome 4, mLutLut1.2, whole genome shotgun sequence window:
- the LOC125099274 gene encoding LOW QUALITY PROTEIN: uncharacterized protein LOC125099274 (The sequence of the model RefSeq protein was modified relative to this genomic sequence to represent the inferred CDS: inserted 4 bases in 2 codons) — translation MKIPSLEQPRKXRRTPCEENARXGIKDSPDLQGSAEAPVQAIGSGGETEQEEAGEAGRPERADGGVRRQATGEGQSQRCHTLSQILLKLMHLLELLRDHLEGGGSSRQVETGSSSTDHVPSGGSPVNTGRPSRALKKARSRNEELPRNKTIHQAEQVSFHLRNTLLESEIQKLLLKLEAEPKLCEEHIKHVERKMMEEKARCLQVKNKLAKVRRKADAAHWNLGLYRNMAQDLHGEWQKISSLHERERLLVETRWEASQKAVLWAEREFGRLQAENHCLRQKLANSGPKVQPVSGGPPAPAPAVLGTASKSPSGPKAPLKAQKPKKGARVHWPDSKFSGPLRV, via the exons ATGAAAATCCCTTCTCTGGAGCAGCCCAGGAA ACGGAGAACCCCCTGCGAGGAAAATGCCAG AGGCATCAAGGACAGCCCTGATCTGCAGGGAAGTGCAGAAGCGCCGGTTCAGGCCATTGGCAGCGGTGGCgagacagagcaggaagaggcaggggaggcaggcaggccagagCGTGCTGATGGAGGAGTGCGGCGGCAGGCCACCGGTGAGGGCCAGAGCCAACGTTGCCACACCCTCAGCCAGATCCTACTGAAGCTGATGCATCTGCTAGAGCTGCTTAGAGATCATCTGGAAGGTGGGGGCTCAAGCAGGCAGGTGGAGACCGGGTCCTCCTCCACTGACCATGTGCCCTCGGGCGGGAGCCCTGTGAACACAGGAAGGCCCTCCAGGGCACTGAAGAAGGCACGTTCGAGGAACGAAGAGctcccaagaaacaaaaccatCCACCAAGCTGAGCAAGTATCTTTTCACCTTCGAAACACCCTCCTGGAAAGTGAGATTCAGAAGTTGCTCCTGAAGCTCGAGGCAGAGCCTAAGCTGTGCGAAGAGCACATCAAACACGTGGAGAGGAAGATGATGGAGGAGAAGGCACGCTGCCTGCAAGTGAAGAACAAACTGGCCAAGGTGCGCAGGAAGGCGGATGCTGCCCACTGGAACTTAGGCCTCTACAGGAACATGGCCCAGGACTTGCATGGAGAATGGCAGAAGATCTCCTCCTTGCATGAGCGGGAGCGCCTCCTGGTGGAGACCAGATGGGAGGCGAGCCAGAAGGCTGtcctgtgggcagagagggagttCGGAAGGCTCCAGGCAGAAAACCATTGCCTGAGGCAGAAGCTGGCCAACTCTGGGCCCAAGGTCCAGCCTGTCTCCGGGgggcctcctgctcctgctcctgctgttcTTGGCACAGCCTCCAAATCCCCTTCAGGGCCCAAGGCTCCCCTGAAAGCCCAGAAGCCCAAGAAGGGAGCAAGGGTGCACTGGCCAGACTCCAAGTTCTCGGGTCCCCTGCGGGTCTGA